From a single Streptomyces liliifuscus genomic region:
- a CDS encoding long-chain-fatty-acid--CoA ligase: protein MRGGATLSAADVLADSATRRPDHTALVAGHRRISYGDLWLTARRYAAALRDRGIGPGDRVALLLPNTPAFPAAYFAVLALGATVVPVNALLKAEEIAYILGHSGARVMLCAGSLLGEGERAAKRAEVPLLTLEADDDGSGRELDEPAARAVPIEAPVPCAPDDIALILYTSGTTGRPKGVMLSHLNLVMNIDTTMLSPFAMDSGDVLLGCLPLFHTFGQVCGMGTCFRAGATLVLMSRFTPDEALDVMVREGCTVLMGVPTMYITLLEAAARDARRPPLARAYSGGSALPVRVLQDIETTFGCPVYEGYGLTETSPCVTYNQSAWPRRPGTVGKPIRGVEAEIAQAGTEDRIVLLPPGEVGEIVVRGHNVMIGYLDDPAATEVALVDGWFRSGDLGVKDAEGYLTIVDRKKDMIVRGGYNVYPREVEEILSRHPSVAQVAVIGVPDPRYGQEICAVIVPRPGAATDESLAEGIIAWTRRRIASYKYPRRVEFAAALPLGPSGKVLKRELVARIGAGTGDES from the coding sequence ATGAGGGGCGGTGCCACGCTCTCGGCGGCGGACGTGCTTGCCGACTCCGCGACGCGCCGCCCCGACCACACCGCGCTGGTTGCCGGCCACCGGCGCATCTCATACGGCGACCTCTGGCTGACCGCGCGCCGGTACGCGGCGGCACTGCGCGACCGAGGGATCGGCCCCGGCGACCGGGTCGCGCTGTTGCTGCCCAACACACCGGCCTTCCCGGCGGCCTACTTCGCTGTCCTCGCACTCGGCGCGACCGTCGTACCGGTGAACGCGCTGCTGAAGGCGGAGGAGATCGCGTACATCCTCGGGCACTCGGGAGCCCGGGTCATGCTGTGCGCGGGGTCGCTCCTCGGGGAGGGGGAGCGGGCGGCGAAGCGCGCGGAGGTACCGCTGTTGACGTTGGAGGCGGACGACGACGGCAGCGGGAGGGAGCTGGACGAGCCTGCGGCCCGGGCCGTGCCGATCGAGGCCCCGGTGCCCTGCGCGCCGGACGACATCGCGCTGATCCTCTACACCTCGGGTACCACGGGCCGCCCCAAGGGCGTCATGCTCAGCCACCTCAACCTCGTCATGAACATCGACACGACGATGCTCTCGCCGTTCGCCATGGACTCCGGCGACGTCCTCCTGGGCTGCCTGCCCCTGTTCCACACCTTCGGCCAGGTCTGCGGCATGGGGACGTGCTTCCGCGCCGGCGCGACCCTCGTCCTGATGTCCCGCTTCACACCGGACGAGGCGCTCGATGTGATGGTGCGCGAGGGATGCACGGTGCTCATGGGAGTGCCGACGATGTACATCACGCTGCTGGAGGCCGCCGCCCGGGACGCCCGCCGTCCGCCGCTCGCCCGGGCGTACTCCGGCGGCTCGGCACTGCCGGTCAGGGTGCTCCAGGACATCGAGACGACGTTCGGCTGCCCCGTCTACGAGGGCTACGGCCTGACCGAGACATCTCCCTGTGTCACCTACAACCAGAGCGCCTGGCCCCGGCGGCCGGGCACCGTGGGCAAGCCGATCCGGGGCGTGGAGGCGGAGATAGCCCAGGCTGGCACCGAGGACAGGATCGTGCTGCTCCCGCCGGGCGAGGTCGGCGAGATCGTGGTCCGCGGCCACAACGTCATGATCGGCTACCTCGACGACCCCGCGGCCACCGAAGTCGCGCTCGTGGACGGCTGGTTCCGCTCGGGCGACCTCGGAGTGAAGGACGCCGAGGGCTATCTGACGATCGTCGACCGCAAGAAGGACATGATCGTGCGCGGCGGGTACAACGTGTACCCGCGCGAGGTCGAGGAGATCCTGTCCCGCCACCCGTCCGTCGCCCAGGTCGCGGTGATCGGCGTCCCCGACCCGCGCTACGGCCAGGAGATATGCGCGGTGATCGTCCCCCGCCCCGGTGCCGCGACGGACGAGTCCCTCGCCGAGGGCATCATCGCCTGGACCCGTCGGCGCATCGCCTCCTACAAGTACCCGCGCCGAGTGGAGTTCGCCGCCGCTCTCCCGCTGGGCCCGAGCGGGAAGGTCCTCAAGCGGGAACTCGTCGCCCGGATCGGAGCGGGAACGGGCGACGAATCATGA
- the hemA gene encoding 5-aminolevulinate synthase has protein sequence MSEYMDFFARLGQQTSERKREFLELGRIAGRFPAAGTAHHGEISIWCSNDYLGMGQHPDVLAAMKNAVDECGAGSGGSRNIGGTNHYHVALEAELAALHGKEDAVLFTSGYSANEGALSVLAGRIDDCAVFSDQLNHASIIDGLRHSGAQKFIYRHNDCAHLEKLLSGVDPQRPKLVVTESVHSMRGDIAPLAEIADIAKRYGAVTFVDEVHAVGMYGPEGAGIAAREGLAPAFTVVMGTLAKGFGMTGGYVAGPTVLMDAVRAFARSFIFTTALPPAVAAGALAAVRHLRGSQLERERLTANATLMHGLLRDRGIPILSDQTHIVSVLVGEDRLCKEMSALLLERHGAYVQAINAPSVPTGEEILRVAPSAVHEAADVRWFVDALDGIWTELGASREDAPVAAS, from the coding sequence ATGTCCGAGTACATGGATTTCTTCGCACGCCTTGGGCAGCAGACGTCCGAGCGGAAAAGGGAGTTCCTGGAGCTCGGCCGTATCGCGGGCCGTTTCCCGGCGGCCGGTACGGCACACCATGGCGAGATATCGATCTGGTGCAGCAACGACTACTTAGGTATGGGCCAGCACCCGGACGTTCTGGCGGCGATGAAGAACGCCGTCGACGAATGCGGCGCCGGCTCCGGCGGTTCGCGCAACATAGGCGGGACGAACCACTATCACGTCGCATTGGAGGCGGAACTCGCCGCGCTGCACGGAAAGGAGGACGCGGTGTTGTTCACCTCCGGGTATTCGGCCAACGAGGGCGCGCTCTCCGTGCTCGCCGGGCGCATCGACGACTGTGCCGTGTTCTCCGACCAGTTGAACCACGCGTCCATCATCGACGGTTTGCGGCACAGCGGAGCCCAGAAGTTCATCTACCGGCACAACGACTGCGCGCATCTCGAGAAACTGCTGTCCGGTGTGGATCCGCAGCGGCCGAAACTCGTCGTGACGGAATCCGTGCACTCGATGCGCGGCGATATCGCGCCACTCGCGGAGATCGCCGACATCGCCAAGCGGTACGGGGCGGTGACGTTCGTGGACGAGGTGCACGCCGTCGGCATGTACGGTCCCGAGGGCGCGGGCATCGCGGCGCGGGAGGGCCTCGCCCCAGCGTTCACCGTGGTCATGGGGACGCTGGCCAAGGGCTTCGGGATGACCGGCGGCTATGTCGCCGGGCCCACGGTCCTGATGGACGCGGTCCGGGCCTTCGCCCGCTCGTTCATCTTCACCACGGCACTGCCGCCCGCGGTGGCCGCCGGCGCGCTCGCCGCCGTACGGCATCTGCGCGGCTCCCAGCTGGAACGCGAGCGGCTCACGGCCAACGCCACCCTGATGCACGGGCTGTTGCGGGACAGGGGCATCCCCATCCTGTCCGATCAGACCCACATCGTGTCGGTCCTCGTCGGTGAGGACCGCCTCTGCAAGGAGATGTCGGCGCTGCTTCTTGAGCGGCACGGCGCCTATGTGCAGGCCATCAACGCGCCGAGCGTGCCGACGGGCGAGGAGATCCTCCGGGTCGCTCCCTCCGCCGTTCACGAGGCGGCCGACGTCCGGTGGTTCGTCGACGCGCTGGACGGGATCTGGACCGAGCTCGGCGCGTCGCGCGAGGACGCCCCGGTGGCGGCCTCCTAG
- a CDS encoding ATP-binding cassette domain-containing protein, whose amino-acid sequence MADIEARGTFRQLGAVLRGSTGAYWTLTGLWVLLRAGTLAVGLLFQRLFDQIGAGGGVWLLIAWVAAIEGARLCLQFGVMINRLEPRVQYGTTIRMRRELLGSALRGRGAASRTTSGEGLRVVGEDVDETGFFVAWAPTNLAHWLFVFASVTVMMRIDAVVTSALLALLVLVALVTAAVHGRFLRYRRATRGASAEVAGALREAVGAVKAVQAAAAEDQVAAHIGRLNEARAKAAVREELFAGVQRTVIGNAAPLGIGVVLLLTAGRAHSGTFSVGDLALFTFYLQILAEALASIGILSVRLQRVSVALGRIADFLGRRPRTLAEEPAPVPERAPELRELTVRGLTASYPGSERGVEDIDLTVVRHSVTVVTGGVGSGKSTLIRAVLGLLPHERGTVLWNGEPIVDPANFLVPPRCGYTPQDPRLFSGSLRDNVLLGLGDDDGRIFEDVAHTAVLAPDVAAMQDGADTVVGPRGLRLSGGQLQRTAIARMLARRPELLVLDDVSSALDPATEQLLWSRLLDGSVTVLAVSHRPALLRAAARVVVLKDGRVDAAGTWEEVLAESAEMRRISSRAD is encoded by the coding sequence GTGGCCGACATCGAAGCACGGGGCACGTTCAGGCAGCTCGGGGCCGTGCTGCGCGGTTCGACGGGCGCGTACTGGACGCTGACCGGGCTGTGGGTGCTGTTGAGGGCGGGGACCCTGGCGGTGGGGCTGCTGTTCCAGCGGCTGTTCGACCAGATCGGCGCCGGCGGCGGAGTCTGGCTGCTCATCGCCTGGGTGGCCGCCATCGAGGGGGCACGGCTGTGCCTGCAGTTCGGCGTGATGATCAACCGGCTGGAGCCGCGGGTCCAGTACGGCACGACGATCCGGATGCGGCGCGAACTGCTGGGTTCCGCCCTGCGCGGTCGGGGAGCCGCGTCCCGCACGACCTCGGGGGAGGGGCTGCGGGTGGTGGGCGAGGACGTCGACGAGACGGGCTTCTTCGTGGCCTGGGCGCCCACCAACCTCGCGCACTGGCTGTTCGTCTTCGCTTCCGTCACCGTCATGATGCGGATCGACGCGGTGGTCACGAGCGCGCTGCTGGCGCTGCTGGTCCTGGTCGCGCTGGTCACGGCGGCGGTCCACGGCCGCTTCCTCCGCTACCGGCGCGCCACCCGTGGCGCTTCGGCCGAGGTCGCGGGCGCCCTGCGGGAGGCGGTCGGAGCCGTGAAGGCGGTGCAGGCGGCGGCCGCCGAGGACCAGGTGGCGGCGCACATCGGCCGGTTGAACGAGGCCCGGGCGAAGGCGGCGGTGCGCGAGGAACTGTTCGCGGGCGTGCAGCGGACCGTGATCGGCAACGCGGCCCCCCTCGGCATCGGCGTCGTACTACTGCTGACGGCGGGCCGGGCACACAGCGGGACGTTCAGCGTCGGCGACCTGGCTCTGTTCACCTTCTATCTGCAGATCCTCGCCGAGGCGCTGGCCTCGATCGGGATCCTCTCGGTGCGACTGCAGCGGGTCTCCGTGGCGCTCGGCCGGATCGCCGACTTCCTCGGACGACGGCCCCGCACTCTGGCCGAGGAACCGGCGCCCGTGCCTGAACGGGCACCCGAGCTCCGGGAGTTGACCGTCCGCGGGCTGACCGCCAGCTACCCCGGCTCGGAGCGTGGCGTCGAGGACATTGACCTGACCGTCGTACGCCACTCGGTCACCGTGGTCACGGGTGGCGTCGGTTCGGGCAAGTCGACGCTGATACGGGCCGTCCTGGGGCTGCTGCCGCACGAGCGGGGCACCGTGCTCTGGAACGGGGAACCGATCGTCGACCCCGCGAACTTCCTGGTGCCCCCGCGCTGCGGCTACACCCCCCAGGACCCGCGCCTGTTCAGCGGATCGCTGCGGGACAACGTCCTGCTGGGCCTCGGCGACGACGACGGGAGGATCTTCGAGGACGTCGCGCACACCGCGGTCCTCGCCCCCGACGTGGCGGCGATGCAGGACGGCGCCGACACCGTCGTGGGCCCGCGGGGCCTCAGGCTGTCCGGCGGCCAGCTCCAGCGGACGGCGATCGCCCGCATGCTGGCCCGACGCCCCGAACTCCTGGTCCTGGACGACGTCTCCAGCGCCCTGGACCCCGCCACCGAGCAACTCCTGTGGAGCAGGCTGCTGGACGGCTCGGTCACCGTCCTCGCTGTGTCGCACCGGCCCGCGCTGCTGCGCGCGGCAGCCCGGGTGGTGGTCCTGAAGGACGGGCGCGTGGACGCGGCGGGGACCTGGGAGGAGGTGCTGGCCGAGTCCGCGGAGATGCGACGCATCTCGTCGCGGGCGGACTAG
- a CDS encoding ABC transporter ATP-binding protein: protein MAGSPLRQLSVLFRYLRGERPSVLLLAVLVPLGIGLQLVAPQMLRRFIDHTLSRSPSDLLLAVAAWYLAAALGLLVVTIGCDAVAARLAWRTTNRLRADLVAHCLRRPSRFYQRYPPGELVDRVDGDVTRLAAVMSALLLEVLAQMLLVVGILGALFQLDWRLALVFAPFALGTLLLLRRLVGKAMPFVAARQTASAELLGFLEERLAGAEDLRTNGASAHTLRALETRQTDLYLKARRAARVSVRWPATVQGLSTVSVVLALGVSVWLHGRGQLSTGTAFACLSYAMLLRRPLLAVTTRFHDLEGAAVSVQRLQELLRQDDDVGPTGTRHLPAGPLGARLDRVSFSYDPGEPVLRDVSFRLRPGERLGIVGRTGSGKSTVVRLLFGLHQPVSGGVSVGGQDVAGLDTRALRSRVALVTQEVQVFHATLRENLTFFDHSVDDRRVCAALEEAGLTDWWRELPDGLDTVLGTGARGMSAGEEQLLALARVFLRDPAVVLMDEPTARLDPHTERLLMPAMERLLEGRTAVVVQHRPHALRHVDRILVLDAGTVVEHGEQTVLAADPTSRFHELLRAG, encoded by the coding sequence TTGGCAGGCAGTCCGTTACGGCAGCTCTCCGTACTGTTCCGCTATCTGCGCGGGGAACGGCCGTCCGTCCTCCTCCTCGCGGTGCTCGTTCCGCTGGGCATCGGGCTCCAGCTGGTGGCACCCCAGATGCTGCGCCGGTTCATCGACCACACGCTGTCCCGGAGCCCCTCCGACCTGTTGCTCGCGGTCGCCGCCTGGTACCTGGCGGCGGCCCTCGGGCTGCTCGTGGTGACCATCGGCTGCGACGCCGTGGCCGCGCGGCTCGCCTGGCGCACCACCAACCGGCTGCGCGCCGACCTGGTGGCCCACTGTCTGCGCCGGCCCTCCCGCTTCTACCAGCGGTACCCGCCCGGCGAACTCGTCGACCGCGTCGACGGCGATGTCACCAGACTCGCCGCGGTGATGTCCGCCCTGCTCCTGGAAGTCCTCGCCCAGATGCTGCTGGTCGTCGGAATCCTCGGCGCGCTCTTCCAGCTCGACTGGCGACTGGCCCTGGTCTTCGCGCCGTTCGCCCTCGGAACCCTCCTGCTGCTGCGCCGACTCGTCGGGAAGGCCATGCCCTTCGTCGCCGCCCGGCAGACCGCGTCCGCGGAACTCCTGGGCTTCCTGGAGGAACGTCTCGCCGGCGCCGAGGACCTGAGGACCAACGGAGCCTCCGCCCACACCCTGCGAGCCCTGGAGACCCGGCAGACCGACCTGTACCTGAAGGCGCGCCGCGCCGCGCGGGTCTCCGTGCGCTGGCCCGCCACCGTCCAGGGCCTGTCCACCGTCAGCGTGGTCCTCGCCCTGGGTGTCAGCGTGTGGCTGCACGGCCGTGGACAGCTCTCCACCGGCACGGCCTTCGCCTGTCTGTCGTACGCCATGCTGCTGCGCCGCCCGCTGCTGGCCGTCACCACCCGCTTCCACGACCTGGAAGGGGCCGCGGTCAGCGTGCAGCGCCTCCAGGAACTGCTGCGGCAGGACGACGACGTCGGGCCCACCGGCACCCGCCACCTGCCCGCGGGACCCCTGGGCGCCCGGCTCGACCGCGTGTCCTTCTCGTACGACCCCGGTGAACCGGTGCTGCGTGACGTCTCCTTCCGGCTGCGCCCGGGGGAACGACTCGGCATCGTCGGCCGTACCGGAAGCGGCAAGTCGACCGTCGTACGGCTGCTGTTCGGACTGCACCAACCGGTGAGCGGCGGCGTCAGCGTCGGCGGCCAGGACGTGGCCGGACTCGACACCCGGGCACTGCGCAGCCGGGTCGCCCTGGTCACCCAGGAGGTGCAGGTCTTCCACGCCACGCTCCGCGAGAACCTCACCTTCTTCGACCACTCCGTCGACGATCGCCGGGTGTGCGCCGCGCTGGAGGAGGCCGGGCTCACGGACTGGTGGCGCGAACTGCCCGACGGACTGGACACCGTGCTGGGCACAGGGGCGCGGGGCATGTCCGCGGGGGAGGAGCAACTGCTCGCGCTCGCCCGGGTGTTCCTGCGGGACCCGGCCGTGGTCCTGATGGACGAGCCGACGGCCCGGCTTGACCCGCACACCGAGCGGCTGCTCATGCCCGCGATGGAGCGGCTGCTCGAAGGGCGGACCGCCGTCGTCGTCCAGCACCGGCCGCACGCGCTGCGCCACGTGGACCGCATCCTCGTCCTCGACGCGGGGACGGTGGTCGAGCACGGGGAGCAGACCGTGCTCGCCGCAGACCCGACCTCGCGCTTCCACGAACTGCTGCGCGCCGGCTGA
- a CDS encoding NAD-dependent epimerase/dehydratase family protein, with protein sequence MSADVHNGVESAGRAVVTGAAGFIGSHLVEALRRSGTNVVGIDRKSSWATGEIPPSAELGSLHAIRADLVSADLSACLENAATVFHLAALPGVRPSWTQFPEYLHCNVLATQRLMDACVRASVPRVVMASSSSVYGGAEGTMSEEDLPRPLSPYGVTKLAAERLALAFAARRDAALSVSALRFFTVYGPGQRPDMFIGRVIRATLENKPIEVYGDGTQIRDFVHVSDIVRALMLAAATPDKGSSVLNIGTGRVASMNEVLALTGELTGRTPDARYGPARIGDVRATTADIGRARSRLGFTARTELRAGLATQIEWARQSLARTSPHETASSAQMAPTHRS encoded by the coding sequence ATGTCGGCTGACGTGCACAACGGGGTCGAATCCGCGGGAAGAGCAGTGGTCACCGGTGCCGCGGGTTTCATCGGATCCCATCTCGTCGAGGCATTGCGGCGCAGCGGCACAAACGTGGTGGGCATCGACCGGAAATCGAGTTGGGCCACCGGTGAAATCCCGCCGTCCGCCGAGCTGGGATCTCTCCACGCGATCCGTGCCGACCTCGTCTCCGCGGATCTGTCGGCCTGTCTTGAAAATGCCGCCACGGTCTTCCACTTAGCCGCATTGCCGGGTGTGCGCCCGTCCTGGACGCAATTCCCGGAGTATCTCCACTGCAACGTATTGGCCACCCAACGTCTCATGGACGCCTGTGTCCGGGCCTCGGTGCCCCGTGTGGTCATGGCCTCGTCCTCCAGCGTCTACGGCGGCGCGGAGGGCACGATGAGCGAGGAGGACCTCCCTCGCCCGCTGTCCCCCTACGGAGTCACCAAACTCGCCGCGGAACGGCTCGCCCTCGCCTTCGCGGCCCGCCGCGACGCCGCCCTGTCGGTGAGCGCCCTGCGGTTCTTCACCGTCTACGGCCCGGGCCAGCGCCCGGACATGTTCATCGGCCGGGTCATCCGCGCCACCCTGGAGAACAAGCCGATCGAGGTGTACGGCGACGGCACCCAGATCCGGGACTTCGTCCATGTGTCGGACATCGTGCGCGCGCTGATGCTCGCCGCGGCGACACCCGACAAGGGCAGCAGTGTCCTGAACATCGGCACGGGACGTGTCGCGTCGATGAACGAAGTCCTGGCCCTGACGGGCGAGTTGACCGGCAGGACGCCCGACGCGCGGTACGGTCCTGCGCGCATCGGCGACGTACGGGCCACGACGGCCGACATCGGGCGGGCACGGAGTCGCCTCGGCTTCACCGCGCGGACGGAACTGCGGGCCGGGCTGGCCACACAGATCGAGTGGGCCAGGCAGTCGCTCGCCCGGACCTCGCCGCACGAAACCGCCTCGTCGGCCCAGATGGCGCCCACCCACCGGTCGTAG
- the asnB gene encoding asparagine synthase (glutamine-hydrolyzing), producing MCGFVGFSDLTGGQDAARATADRMLAAVAHRGPDGSNWCHHRGVTFAHCALTFVDPDRGRQPFVSASGATALVLNGEIYNHEELRRELRAAGVRLRTAGDTEVLVELYERHGMKVLERVRGMYAFVLHDARTATTVLARDPMGKKPLYYTRVPGGIAFASELTALLRHPDAPRTPDVRALAGYLTLQAFCAPGSAVTDVYKVRPGSYLEHSGGRLREVEFWRPRLATAARTPGGRTPGAREAAARFEELFRAAVARRVMSTERRLGVLLSGGLDSSAVAAVAQQLSPQRPVLTFSAGFEQPDFDESAHARSVARHLGTEHHVVRIGGRELADVVESEYARADEPLADPSLLPTRIVCRTARQHVRGVLTGDGADELLLGYRYFQAERAIELLLRLMPAPRLEALVRTLVRRLPARSGNLPAAAALGLLARGLRAAPEHRFYLSTAPFGPAELPGLLRPDAHAALAGHDPFAEVSRLLDDQPGLTGVQRSQLAVVAHFLRDVILTKTDRGGMRSALELRSPFLDLDLVEYGNALPTSLKLRRFTGKYLLRRVAADWLPTDIVRRTKLGFRAPLAALLRNELRPLLLDTLSASALDRGGLFDTRAVRLLTDDHLSGRRDTSRKLWALLTYQLWYQALPTHTPSPACLDLTEEPHRAP from the coding sequence ATGTGCGGCTTCGTGGGATTCAGCGACCTCACCGGTGGCCAGGACGCCGCCCGCGCCACGGCCGACCGGATGCTGGCCGCGGTGGCGCACCGCGGCCCCGACGGCAGCAACTGGTGCCACCACCGGGGCGTGACCTTCGCGCACTGTGCCCTGACCTTCGTCGACCCCGACCGGGGCCGGCAGCCGTTCGTCTCCGCGAGCGGTGCCACCGCGCTCGTCCTCAACGGCGAGATCTACAACCACGAGGAGCTCCGCCGCGAACTGCGGGCCGCGGGAGTCAGGTTGCGCACGGCAGGCGACACCGAGGTGCTCGTGGAGCTGTACGAGCGGCACGGCATGAAGGTGCTGGAGCGGGTGCGCGGCATGTACGCCTTCGTGCTGCACGACGCGCGCACCGCGACGACCGTGCTGGCCCGCGATCCGATGGGCAAGAAGCCGCTCTACTACACACGTGTCCCCGGCGGGATCGCCTTCGCCTCCGAGCTCACGGCGCTGCTGCGGCATCCCGACGCGCCGCGCACCCCGGACGTCCGGGCCCTCGCCGGCTATCTGACGCTCCAGGCGTTCTGCGCGCCCGGATCGGCCGTGACCGACGTGTACAAGGTCCGCCCCGGCAGCTACCTGGAGCACTCCGGCGGCCGACTGCGCGAAGTGGAGTTCTGGCGGCCCCGGTTGGCGACGGCCGCGCGGACACCGGGTGGACGGACGCCGGGCGCGCGGGAGGCCGCCGCGCGCTTCGAGGAGCTGTTCCGGGCCGCGGTCGCCCGCCGGGTCATGAGCACGGAGCGCCGGCTCGGGGTGCTGCTGAGCGGGGGTCTCGACTCCAGCGCGGTGGCCGCCGTCGCCCAGCAACTCTCCCCGCAGCGGCCGGTGTTGACGTTCAGCGCGGGGTTCGAGCAGCCCGACTTCGACGAGAGCGCCCACGCCCGCTCGGTCGCCCGGCACCTCGGCACCGAGCACCACGTCGTCCGTATCGGCGGACGCGAACTCGCCGACGTGGTGGAGTCGGAGTACGCCCGGGCCGACGAGCCCCTCGCCGACCCCTCCCTGCTGCCCACCCGCATCGTCTGCCGGACGGCTCGGCAGCACGTCCGTGGGGTGCTCACCGGGGACGGTGCCGACGAACTGCTCCTCGGCTACCGGTACTTCCAGGCCGAGCGGGCGATCGAGCTGCTGCTGCGGCTGATGCCGGCTCCCCGGCTGGAAGCCCTGGTGCGCACCCTCGTCCGCAGGCTGCCCGCGCGGTCCGGCAACCTGCCCGCCGCCGCGGCCCTCGGCCTGCTGGCGCGCGGGCTGCGCGCGGCGCCCGAGCACCGCTTCTACCTGTCCACTGCCCCCTTCGGCCCGGCCGAACTGCCCGGCCTGCTGCGCCCGGACGCCCACGCGGCCCTGGCCGGGCACGACCCCTTCGCGGAGGTGTCCCGGCTCCTGGACGACCAGCCGGGCCTCACCGGCGTACAGCGCAGCCAACTGGCCGTCGTCGCCCACTTCCTGCGCGACGTGATCCTCACCAAGACCGACCGCGGCGGCATGCGCAGCGCCCTCGAACTGCGCTCCCCCTTCCTCGACCTGGACCTCGTCGAGTACGGCAACGCGCTGCCCACCTCGCTGAAACTGCGCCGCTTCACCGGTAAGTACCTGTTGCGCCGGGTCGCCGCCGACTGGCTGCCGACGGACATCGTGCGGCGCACCAAGCTCGGCTTCCGCGCCCCGCTGGCCGCCCTGCTGCGGAACGAGTTGCGCCCCCTGCTCCTTGACACGCTCTCCGCGTCCGCGCTGGACCGCGGCGGGCTGTTCGACACCCGTGCCGTCCGGCTCCTGACCGACGACCACCTCAGCGGCCGCCGCGACACCTCACGCAAGCTGTGGGCACTCCTGACGTACCAGCTCTGGTACCAGGCGCTGCCCACGCACACCCCGTCCCCTGCATGCCTCGATCTCACCGAGGAGCCCCACCGTGCGCCCTGA
- a CDS encoding glycosyltransferase family protein — MRPDRPHIQVLSPRTWGEFGNYLAATRFSRVLRGAVDAEVTLLEAEPILPWLGEAGAEIRTISLESPDATVRTRRYMALMARLQERFPSGFETDPTAAQITELAPLTEHLRSTAPDVVVGTKGFVARLCVAAVRLAGLRTRVVSHVTNPGLLQLPLHRSPHPDLTLVGFDWAKDHLLAQTGGDPDRVRVVGPLVAQHDLRDFMTSESAAPAAGPWGGDADSGRPRLIVFCNRGGDVYLELVHHIAAHHPDTDLVFVGYDDPDLARRAAAGAQRLTHWRFHSRLTQAEYFDYIDRASRSPYGLLVSKAGPNTTLEAAYFGIPVLMLESGLPMERWVPGLIHENRLGRACAAPDDLFHTVDDWLTHPSAIEEHKKAAIGFAESVLDQKAVARRIGDAVRPLLGAR, encoded by the coding sequence GTGCGCCCTGACCGTCCGCACATACAGGTGCTGTCGCCCCGGACCTGGGGGGAGTTCGGCAACTACCTCGCCGCCACCCGGTTCTCCCGGGTGCTGCGCGGCGCCGTCGACGCGGAAGTGACCCTGCTGGAAGCGGAACCGATCCTCCCCTGGCTCGGCGAGGCCGGTGCCGAGATCCGCACGATCTCGCTGGAGAGCCCGGACGCGACGGTCCGCACCCGGCGCTACATGGCCCTGATGGCCCGTCTCCAGGAACGTTTCCCCAGCGGTTTCGAGACCGACCCCACCGCGGCGCAGATCACCGAACTGGCGCCGCTCACCGAGCACTTGCGCTCCACCGCCCCGGACGTGGTGGTCGGCACGAAGGGCTTCGTGGCACGGCTGTGCGTGGCCGCCGTGCGGCTGGCGGGACTGCGCACCCGGGTGGTCAGCCATGTCACCAACCCCGGACTCCTCCAGCTGCCGCTGCACCGCAGTCCGCATCCCGACCTGACACTGGTGGGTTTCGACTGGGCGAAGGACCACCTCCTCGCGCAGACGGGCGGCGATCCGGACCGGGTGCGGGTGGTGGGACCGCTGGTCGCCCAGCACGATCTGCGCGACTTCATGACCAGCGAGTCCGCCGCTCCGGCGGCCGGTCCCTGGGGCGGGGACGCCGACTCCGGCCGCCCCCGGCTGATCGTCTTCTGCAACCGCGGCGGAGATGTCTACCTGGAGCTGGTGCACCACATCGCCGCACACCATCCGGACACCGACCTGGTGTTCGTCGGCTACGACGACCCCGACCTCGCCCGCCGTGCCGCCGCCGGCGCGCAGCGGCTCACGCACTGGCGGTTCCACAGCAGGCTCACCCAGGCCGAGTACTTCGACTACATCGACCGCGCGTCCAGATCGCCGTACGGGCTGCTCGTCTCGAAGGCGGGCCCCAACACCACGCTGGAGGCGGCCTACTTCGGGATCCCCGTGCTCATGCTGGAGTCGGGGCTGCCGATGGAGCGGTGGGTGCCGGGGCTGATCCACGAGAACCGTCTCGGCCGGGCCTGTGCCGCGCCCGACGACCTGTTCCACACCGTCGACGACTGGCTGACCCACCCGTCGGCGATCGAGGAGCACAAGAAGGCCGCCATCGGCTTCGCCGAGTCCGTGCTCGACCAGAAGGCGGTGGCCCGCCGGATCGGGGACGCCGTACGGCCCCTGCTGGGCGCCCGGTGA